The Flavobacteriales bacterium genome contains the following window.
CGAAGTTCAATAGAAGACCTCTTTCGATGCCGGTCGCCTTCAGGTAGTTCAGCAGCTGCGACTCCTCCACGCCGCTGAGCGCTCTCAACGCCTTCAGTTCCACTACAACCTCACCGTAGCAGATGAAGTCCGCGCGGAAGGACGTGTTCAGGCGCTCACCCTTGTAGTGTATCGGCAGTTCGACTTCCACAGCGAACGGAATGCCTCGGGCACGGAACTCTCGGGCCAATGCCTCCTGGTACACGCTCTCCAAGAACCCGGCACCCAACTCCGACTGCACCTCCATCGCCGCACCGATGATGGCATGCGTCTGTGGGTCGCGGTCGTCCATAGAGCAAGTATATCAGGGATGGACTATCCACAGGAAGAGCTATCCGCAGGAAGAACCTTCCACAGATGACGCAGATGACACAGATAAATACAGATGCCGAGCGGTCCGGGCATTTCATCTGTGACATCTGCGACATCTGTGGAAAAAGAAGGCGAGCCTGCGAGCCGCACTATCTGCGACGTCTGCGCCATCTGTGGAAAGCAAGGCGAGCCTGCGAGCCGCATTCTCTGTGACATCTGCGTCATCTGCGGAAAAAGAAGGCGAGCCTGCGAGCGCATTCATCTGTGACATCTGCGCCATCTTTGGATAACCCCTCTGCGGCCTACTTTCGGCTCCGATGGCAGAAAAGATCGACATCGAAGCCTCCAAGAACGAGGACTTCAACAAGCTGAAAGTCTCCGACCTCAACTCCCGCCTGAAGAAGATCCACCTCGGCGGCGGCGAAAAACGCATCGCCAAGCTCAAGGCCGATGGCAAGCTCACCGCCCGCGAGCGCATCGACGCCCTGCTCGACCCCAAGAGCCCGCGCATCGAGATCGGTGCCTTCGCGGCCGATGGCATGTACAAGGAACATGGAGGTGCCCCCAGCGCGGGTGTGGTGGTGGTGATCGGCTACGTGAGCAAGCGCCAATGCATCGTGGTGGCCAACGACGCCACCGTGAAGGCTGGCGCCTGGTTCCCTATGACGGGCAAGAAGAACCTGCGCGCGCAGGAGATCGCTATCGAGAACCGCCTGCCCATCATCTACCTCGTGGATAGCGCGGGCGTGTACCTGCCGATGCAGGACGAGATCTTCCCCGACAAGGAACACTTCGGACGCATCTTCCGCAACAACGCGGTGATGAGCAGCATGGGCATCACGCAGATCGCCGCCATCATGGGCAGCTGCGTGGCGGGCGGCGCCTACCTGCCCATCATGAGCGACGAGGCGCTGATCGTGGAGAAGACCGGCAGCATCTTTCTCGCCGGCAGCTACCTGGTGAAAGCCGCCATCGGTGAGGACATCGACAACGAGACCCTCGGCGGCGCCACCACGCACAGCGAGATCAGCGGTGTGACCGACTACAAGTGCAAGGACGATGCGGATTGCCTGAAGAAGATCCGCGCCATCATGGACAAGCTGGGCAACCCGAAGGACGCGGGCTTCAGCCGCGAGAAGTCACAAGCACCGAAGGCCGACCCGAAGGAGATCTACGGCATCCTCCCCTCCGAGCGCGCCAAACCCTACGACATGCGCGAGGTGATCGCGCGACTGGTGGACGACAGCGACTACACCGAATACAAGGAGGGCTACGGCCAGAGCATCATCACCGCCTACGCCCGCATCGACGGCTGGGCCGTGGGCATTGTGGCCAACCAGCGCAAGGTGGTGAAGAGCAAGAAGGGCGAGATGCAGTTCGGCGGCGTCATCTACAGCGACAGCGCCGACAAGGCCACGCGCTTCATCGCAAACTGCAACCAGAAGAACATCCCACTGGTCTTTTTGCAGGACGTCACCGGCTTCATGGTGGGCAGCCGCAGCGAGCACGGCGGCATCATCAAGGACGGCGCGAAACTGGTGAACGCCGTGGCCAACAGCGTGGTGCCCAAGTTCACCATCATCATCGGCAACAGCTACGGCGCCGGCAACTACGCCATGTGCGGCAAGGCCTACGACCCGCGCCTCATCGTGGGCTGGCCCAGCGCGCAAGTAGCCGTGATGGGCGGCGAGCAGGCCAGCAAGGTGATGCTCCAGATCGAAGTGGCCGCGCTGAAAGGCAAGGGCGAAACGATCACTCCCGAGAAGGAAGCCGAACTGCTGAACAGGATACGCGGGAAGTATGAGGAGACGATCAGCCCGTACTATGCGGCGAGCCGGCTGTGGCTGGATGCGGTGATCGATCCGTTGGAGACGCGGACGTGGGTGAGTTTGGGGATAGAGGCTGCGAGCCAGGCTCCGGCGACGCGGGCGTTTAATATGGGGGTGTTGCAGACGTGATGTGGCTGGGCGTGCCCCCGCCTCAAATGCAGGCGGGGTCCGGCTTTCCGCTGCAAGTCCGCACTCGTCGTTCCTCCTCGCTTGCGGGCTTGTAAGCACCCCCATTTTAGGCGCAGCGGTTTGTAAAGGTACTTTTGAGTGTGGTGGTGTTGTGGATGTCCTGTTGAACTGTGGGGAAGTCCGCGCGTGAGCCTGTGTAGTGGGCAGGGAGTTGTCCACATTTCAACAGGAACGCACGGGGCGATAAGCGCAGCAACGACCTGTGCGGGCGCTGGTTGTTATAGCGCCACATCCACTCTTGCGTGATGGTGCGTACTTGGTCCAGGCGTTCGAAGATCACGCATTGAGCACTTCGGTCCGGTACGTTTTGTTGAAGCGCTCGACCAAGCCGTTCTGCATGGGCATGCCCGGCTGGATGTAGGTGAAGGCGATCCCGTTGGATGTGGCCCATTCCTGCATGGCGTGTGCGATGAACTCCGGGCCATTGTCCATGCGAAGGCGTTCGGGCTTACCACGCCAGGCGATCAGCTGGTCCAGCTCACGGATCACGCGTGCAGCAGGCAGAGAGGTGTCGACCGCTATGCACAAGGCTTCCCGGTTGAAGTCATCGATCACGTTGAAAGTGCGGTACTTGCGACCGGTCACCAGCGCATCGCTCATGAAGTCCATGCTCCAAGTGATGTTCGGGCCGATGGGCAGCACGATCGGGTCCTTCACCCGCTCGGGCACCCGGCGCTTCGTACGCCTGCGCAAGTGCAGGTCCGCCTCCTTGTAGAGCCTGTGCACCCGCTTGTGGTTGGCCCCGGTCCCCTCAGTGACCATCTGGTCGAAGGTCAGACCGAACCCCCATGTGGGGTTCTGATCCACCACTCGCATCATGTGCTCGATCACTTCCGCATCGTTCTTCTCCTTGGGCGCATAGCGATACACGCTCGCACTCAAGTTCAACAGCTTGCAGGCCCGGCGTTCGCTGTACTGGCGCTGTTCGACCAGTCGGCGCACGACCTCTCGTTTGTCGTCCGGGCCTACAACTTTCCCTCGATGATCTCCTTGAGCACCTGGCGGTCCATCTGGGCCTCGGTGTACATCTTCTCAAGGCGCGCATACTTGGCCTTCAGCTCCTTGAACTCCTTGAGCTGGTTGGCGTCCAGGCCGCTGTACTTGGCCTTCCACTGGTAGAACGTCGGCTGGCTCACGCCATGTTCCCGGCACACGTCCGAGACCTTCTTGCCTGCCTCATGCTCGCGCAGCATCGCAATGATCTGCGTCTCGGTGAATCTGCTCTTTCTCATCCTGATCAAGTTTAGGTGGTTCTACTTCCACCTGCACCTGTTTCAGGGGGTGCTTACAGGCTTTCCGCTGCAATCCGTCACGCAAAATCAGAGCAGTCTACCCTACAGGAAAGCCCACCGGGAAACCGTCAAAGAACTCCGGCTTGATCTTGTTCACGATTGCGTCATGGCGCTGTTGCCCTATGGCGACAAGCTCCTCCGTTTGGTAGTCATTCGCATCTCGGCCACTTACGCTGATATCCTCCAGCCATTGGTGGATAGTTCCGGCATTCTCCTTTTGATTGACGGCAAAGTCCATCATGCCCTGC
Protein-coding sequences here:
- a CDS encoding GxxExxY protein, which produces MDDRDPQTHAIIGAAMEVQSELGAGFLESVYQEALAREFRARGIPFAVEVELPIHYKGERLNTSFRADFICYGEVVVELKALRALSGVEESQLLNYLKATGIERGLLLNFGSPRLEVKRMVFTPR
- a CDS encoding transposase gives rise to the protein MRKSRFTETQIIAMLREHEAGKKVSDVCREHGVSQPTFYQWKAKYSGLDANQLKEFKELKAKYARLEKMYTEAQMDRQVLKEIIEGKL
- a CDS encoding acyl-CoA carboxylase subunit beta gives rise to the protein MDIEASKNEDFNKLKVSDLNSRLKKIHLGGGEKRIAKLKADGKLTARERIDALLDPKSPRIEIGAFAADGMYKEHGGAPSAGVVVVIGYVSKRQCIVVANDATVKAGAWFPMTGKKNLRAQEIAIENRLPIIYLVDSAGVYLPMQDEIFPDKEHFGRIFRNNAVMSSMGITQIAAIMGSCVAGGAYLPIMSDEALIVEKTGSIFLAGSYLVKAAIGEDIDNETLGGATTHSEISGVTDYKCKDDADCLKKIRAIMDKLGNPKDAGFSREKSQAPKADPKEIYGILPSERAKPYDMREVIARLVDDSDYTEYKEGYGQSIITAYARIDGWAVGIVANQRKVVKSKKGEMQFGGVIYSDSADKATRFIANCNQKNIPLVFLQDVTGFMVGSRSEHGGIIKDGAKLVNAVANSVVPKFTIIIGNSYGAGNYAMCGKAYDPRLIVGWPSAQVAVMGGEQASKVMLQIEVAALKGKGETITPEKEAELLNRIRGKYEETISPYYAASRLWLDAVIDPLETRTWVSLGIEAASQAPATRAFNMGVLQT
- a CDS encoding IS3 family transposase: MRRLVEQRQYSERRACKLLNLSASVYRYAPKEKNDAEVIEHMMRVVDQNPTWGFGLTFDQMVTEGTGANHKRVHRLYKEADLHLRRRTKRRVPERVKDPIVLPIGPNITWSMDFMSDALVTGRKYRTFNVIDDFNREALCIAVDTSLPAARVIRELDQLIAWRGKPERLRMDNGPEFIAHAMQEWATSNGIAFTYIQPGMPMQNGLVERFNKTYRTEVLNA
- a CDS encoding transposase, producing the protein MGHIQRDRLHLHPAGHAHAERLGRALQQNVPDRSAQCVIFERLDQVRTITQEWMWRYNNQRPHRSLLRLSPRAFLLKCGQLPAHYTGSRADFPTVQQDIHNTTTLKSTFTNRCA